One window from the genome of Paramisgurnus dabryanus chromosome 24, PD_genome_1.1, whole genome shotgun sequence encodes:
- the LOC135723981 gene encoding natural killer cell receptor 2B4-like, which yields MLLDAGIRNISWNVGESATLPTNLTEQNQDYIQWLYEENKLIAELCIDKPIYHDCNDSRFSQSLELNNKTGSLTIKNIRKIHSGPYKLQIPEGPHKVCQRYHVTVYDSLPSPIITNDSPQRSSSLDSISNCSFLCSVLNVTDVTLSWYKGNSLLSSISVSDLNIRLSLPLEVEYQDNNTYSCVVNNPITNKTTQLNIKELCNIDNRLQYLGFIAVVVPLFAVVVIAFRCKKFPCQKGK from the exons ATGCTTTTAG ATGCAGGAATAAGAAATATATCTTGGAATGTGGGAGAGTCTGCCACTTTACCCACTAATCTTACAGAACAAAACCAGGATTACATACAGTGGTTATATGAAGAAAACAAACTCATTGCTGAACTCTGTATAGACAAGCCCATATACCATGACTGTAATGATAGTAGGTTCAGTCAAAGTCTGGAGCTGAACAATAAGACTGGATCTCTCACCATtaaaaacatcaggaaaatcCACTCAGGGCCCTATAAACTACAGATCCCTGAAGGACCACATAAAGTATGTCAGAGATATCATGTAACTGTCTATG ATTCTCTGCCCTCTCCTATCATCACAAATGATTCTCCACAACGTTCTTCATCATTAGATAGTATATCAAACTGCTCCTTCCTATGTTCAGTGTTAAATGTGACAGATGTGACTCTCTCCTGGTACAAAGGAAACAGTTTATTGTCCAGCATCAGTGTGTCTGATCTCAACATCAGACTCTCTCTACCTCTGGAGGTTGAATATCAGGATAACAACACATACAGCTGTGTGGTGAACAATCCCATCACAAACAAAACTACACAACTTAACATCAAAGAATTATGTAATATAG ATAACAGGCTGCAATATTTAGGTTTTATTGCTGTTGTTGTCCCtttgtttgctgttgttgttattgctTTTCGCTGTAAAAAGTTCCCATGTCAAAAAGGCAAGTAA
- the LOC135721416 gene encoding natural killer cell receptor 2B4-like: protein MLVFFCLCILIAKGVFGVDGDEVKSLSVMEGDSVTLHTHITEILADYHIQWLFESQGTRIAEIIKWANLSFIYDDYGGGRFKDKLQLNSQTGSLSITNIVITDSGLYKLKISSSRGTSYKRFNVTVYAHLPVPVIIIDSARCSSLSSPSSKCVLLCSVLNVRDVSLSWYKGKSLLSSISVSDLNIRLSLPLEVEYQNTNTYSCVLNNTITNQTQHLNITDVCQTCSELQHSILRKAIVFGACAAILWLSIFLGLAIVVFCHNYNK, encoded by the exons ATGCTTGTTTTCTTTTGCTTGTGTATCTTGATCGCTAAAG gtgtgtttggtgtTGATGGTGATGAAGTGAAGTCATTGTCAGTGATGGAGGGAGATTCTGTTACTCTACACACTCATATTACTGAAATATTGGCAGACTATCACATACAGTGGCTGTTTGAATCTCAAGGCACTCGTATAGCAGAAATCATTAAATGGGCCAATCTGAGTTTTATATATGATGATTATGGTGGAGGGAGATTCAAAGACAAACTACAACTAAACAGTCAGACTGGATCCCTCAGCATCACAAATATCGTAATCACAGACTCTGGACTTTACAAACTAAAGATCAGCAGCAGCAGAGGAACTTCATACAAGAGATTTAATGTTACTGTCTATG CTCATCTGCCTGTTCCTGTCATCATCATAGACTCAGCACGATGTTCTTCATTATCATCACCAAGCTCAAAatgtgtgttgttgtgttcaGTGTTGAATGTGAGAGATGTGAGTCTGTCCTGGTACAAAGGAAAAAGTTTATTGTCCAGCATCAGTGTGTCTGATCTCAACATCAGACTCTCTCTACCTCTGGAGGTTGAATATCagaatacaaacacatacagctGTGTACTCAACAATACCATCACAAACCAAACTCAACATCTCAACATCACTGATGTCTGTCAGACGTGTTCAG AACTCCAGCATTCAATATTGCGGAAAGCTATTGTTTTTGGTGCTTGTGCTGCTATTCTGTGGCTGTCAATCTTCTTGGGTTTAGCCATAGTTGTGTTCTGCCACAACTACAACAAATAA